The Molothrus ater isolate BHLD 08-10-18 breed brown headed cowbird chromosome 1, BPBGC_Mater_1.1, whole genome shotgun sequence genome includes a window with the following:
- the INSIG1 gene encoding insulin-induced gene 1 protein codes for MPRLESCAWSCSCTARGRHRSQLGDTAAGLAAKVGEMLSSSVPSPSLALVGRGARSPSTSSASSTASSTSSTLNWSQHLVQRSVVLFVVGAFMALVLNLLQIQRNVTLFPDEVISTLFSSAWWVPPCCGTAAAVVGLLYPCIDSHLGEPHKFKREWASVMRCIAVFVGINHASAKLDFANNVQLSLTLAALSLGLWWTFDRSRSGLGLGITIAFVATLITQFLVYNGVYQYTSPDFLYIRSWLPCIFFSGGVTVGNIGRQLAMGIPEKPHND; via the exons ATGCCCAGGTTGGAGAGCTGCgcctggagctgttcctgcacTGCCAGAGGAAGGCACAGGAGCCAGCTGGGGGACACGGCGGCGGGGCTGGCCGCCAAGGTGGGCGAGATGCTGAGCTCCTCCGTGCCGAGCCCCTCGCTGGCGCTGGTGGGTCGCGGAGCTcgcagccccagcacctccagcgCCAGCAGCAccgccagcagcaccagcagcaccttgaACTGGAGTCAGCACCTGGTGCAGAGGAGCGTGGTGCTCTTCGTCGTGGGTGCTTTCATGGCCCTGGTGCTGAACTTGCTGCAGATCCAGCGGAATGTGACTTTGTTCCCTGACGAAGTGATTTCTACTCTCTTCTCCTCCGCCTGGTGGGTGCCCCCGTGCTGCggcacagcagcag CTGTGGTTGGCCTGCTGTACCCCTGCATCGACAGCCACCTCGGGGAGCCCCACAAGTTCAAGCGGGAATGGGCCAGCGTCATGCGCTGCATCGCCGTCTTCGTGGGCATCAACCACGCCAGTGCT AAACTAGACTTTGCAAACAACGTCCAGCTGTCCCTGACTCTGGCAGCCTTATCACTGGGGCTTTGGTGGACATTTGATCGTTCAAGAAGTGGTCTTGGTCTTGGAATAACAATAGCCTTTGTAGCAACACTGATAACCCAGTTTCTTGTTTATAATGGCGTTTATCA GTATACATCCCCAGATTTCCTTTACATTCGTTCTTGGCTTCCATGTATATTTTTCTCAGGAGGTGTGACTGTAGGAAACATAGGACGCCAGCTGGCTATG GGTATTCCAGAGAAACCACACAATGACTAA